TTTTCCGCCAGTTGGTTTATTGAGTTTCTTGGCTTCGATCATATCCACTTGGACCAGGTTAGAGAAACGGGCCTTGGAATAGTAGGCCGCCAACTCTGCAGCATCGGTCTTTACTTCATCCGATGGATTTAGATTTCCTGTAATGACGACGTGGCTGCCTGGGATATCTTTGGCATGGAACCAGAGTTCGTCTTTCTTAGCGATCTTAAAGGTTAATTCATCGTTTTGGAGATTGTTGCGACCCACTAAAATAATGGTTTTTCCGTCACTAGCCAAGTATTTTTTTGGTTTTTTCCGTTTATGAATTTTTTCACGGTTGCGTCGTTTGATAAAGCCGGTCTGGATTAACTCCTCTCGAATCTCTGCCACCTCAGCCAGGCTCGCTTGAGAAAGAGCTGTTTCAACCGTTTCAAGATAAGAAATGGTTTCCTTGGTTTCTTGAATGAGGATGGTCAGATGTTTGACGGCTTCTTTTAACTTCTGATAGCGTTTAAAGTAGCGTTGGGCATTTTGATTGGGGGTCAGGGCCTTGTTGAGTTGGATGGTGACCGGTTCATTTGTATAGTAATTATCCAAAACAACCTGCTCTTGGTCGTTTGGTACCTGATGGAGGAAGGTTGTCAGCAATTCTCCTTTTTGGCGGAATTCTTCCGCATTGTCGGTCGCTGCTAACTCAGCTTCTTGTTTGGCTAATTTTTTTCGGTTCTTTTCGAGATCGTTTTCGACCTTTCGGATCAATTCACTAGCCTGTTGTTGCACCCGATCGCGTTCAGCCTTATCTCGGTAATAGTCATCTAGCAGATCTGAAAGTGTCTCAAACGTTTGACTGGACGCATCCGAAAAGGGAATAGC
The DNA window shown above is from Streptococcus sp. S1 and carries:
- a CDS encoding Rqc2 family fibronectin-binding protein encodes the protein MSFDGFFLHHMVQELKAELLSGRIQKINQPFEQELVLQIRGNRKNQKLLLSAHSVFGRIQRTQTNFENPAFPNTFIMVMRKYLQGAVIEGIEQLENDRILEIRVSNKNEIGDAISVSLMIEIMGKHSNIILLDRTSNKIIEAIKHVGFSQNSYRTILPGSIYVAPPKTDAVNPFTIGDEALFALLHKEELSPKNLQKCFQGLGRDTSQELAKRLETDEKLKTFRAFFQAPTEPRLTTKSFSAIPFSDASSQTFETLSDLLDDYYRDKAERDRVQQQASELIRKVENDLEKNRKKLAKQEAELAATDNAEEFRQKGELLTTFLHQVPNDQEQVVLDNYYTNEPVTIQLNKALTPNQNAQRYFKRYQKLKEAVKHLTILIQETKETISYLETVETALSQASLAEVAEIREELIQTGFIKRRNREKIHKRKKPKKYLASDGKTIILVGRNNLQNDELTFKIAKKDELWFHAKDIPGSHVVITGNLNPSDEVKTDAAELAAYYSKARFSNLVQVDMIEAKKLNKPTGGKPGFVTYTGQKTLRVTPEEEKIKAMKLED